A section of the Jannaschia sp. S6380 genome encodes:
- a CDS encoding DNA polymerase III subunit delta' gives MNDVPEPDRLGDAPHPRHTDRLFGQEAAEATFLQAWNTGRLHHGWLLTGPLGVGKATLAWRIARFLLTDPPEQATSLDPVADHPALPRIRALSEPGLMLLRRPWDEKTKKLRAEITVDEARRLGGFFAMSAGGRRVVIVDAADDLNRNAANAILKLLEEPPALATLILVSHQPARLLPTIRSRCRVLRLGPLAPDALEAAVVQAGGAPEAASALAEGSTGAALLLAEGGAEIYETLVALYTPGQMDRGRARQLADACAGRAGAERLDATLAAIDRLLHRTACAGLLGPPDDATAAEAAVLSRLAPHDAAARDWAALSQQIADRAAHARAVNVDPAAIVWDALARIDAQARRV, from the coding sequence GTGAACGACGTTCCCGAACCCGACCGCCTGGGCGACGCGCCGCATCCCCGGCACACCGACCGCCTGTTCGGGCAGGAGGCGGCGGAGGCGACGTTCCTGCAGGCGTGGAACACCGGGCGGCTGCATCACGGGTGGCTTCTGACCGGCCCCCTAGGCGTCGGCAAGGCGACCCTTGCCTGGCGCATCGCCCGCTTTCTGCTGACCGATCCACCCGAACAGGCGACGTCGCTGGACCCGGTGGCGGATCACCCCGCCCTGCCCCGCATCCGCGCGCTTTCGGAACCGGGCCTCATGCTGCTGCGCCGCCCTTGGGACGAAAAGACCAAGAAGTTGCGCGCCGAGATCACGGTGGACGAGGCACGCAGGCTCGGCGGGTTCTTTGCAATGTCGGCGGGCGGGCGCCGGGTCGTCATCGTTGACGCGGCCGACGACCTGAACCGCAACGCCGCGAACGCGATCCTGAAGCTGCTGGAGGAGCCGCCGGCGCTGGCGACGCTGATCCTGGTCTCGCACCAGCCGGCGCGGCTGCTGCCGACGATCCGGTCGCGATGCCGCGTCCTGCGTCTGGGGCCGCTCGCGCCCGACGCGCTGGAGGCCGCCGTGGTGCAGGCGGGCGGCGCGCCGGAGGCGGCCTCGGCCCTGGCCGAGGGGTCCACGGGCGCCGCGTTGCTCCTGGCCGAAGGCGGTGCCGAGATCTACGAGACGCTGGTCGCGCTCTATACCCCCGGTCAAATGGATCGCGGCCGGGCCCGGCAACTGGCCGATGCCTGCGCCGGGCGCGCGGGGGCCGAACGCCTGGACGCCACGCTGGCGGCGATCGACCGGCTTTTGCATCGAACGGCCTGCGCGGGCCTGCTGGGCCCGCCGGACGATGCAACGGCCGCCGAAGCGGCCGTGCTGTCCCGCCTCGCCCCGCATGATGCCGCCGCGCGGGACTGGGCCGCGCTCTCGCAGCAGATCGCCGACAGGGCCGCCCACGCACGCGCCGTCAACGTGGATCCGGCAGCGATCGTCTGGGACGCGCTGGCGCGCATCGACGCGCAGGCGCGCCGCGTCTGA
- a CDS encoding TatD family hydrolase, producing MEPRITDSHCHLDFPQFEGEISDLLERAGTAGVRRMVTICTKLRTAPAVRALADAHAPVFWAAGTHPMSAAEEPLATVEDLVELAAHPKMVGIGETGLDYHYTSESKAIQQESLRIHIEAARRTGLPLIIHARDADDDMARILTEEYRAGDYSCVMHCFSSGPDLAAAALDLGFYLSMSGIAAFPRSGDLREIFAAAPLDRILVETDSPYLAPPPHRGKRNEPAFVSHTARAGADVFGIDYAEFAAATEANFERLFSKAV from the coding sequence ATGGAACCCAGGATCACCGACAGCCACTGCCATCTGGACTTTCCGCAGTTCGAGGGCGAGATTTCCGACCTTCTGGAACGGGCGGGGACCGCGGGCGTCCGCCGCATGGTCACGATCTGCACCAAGCTGCGCACCGCCCCGGCTGTCCGCGCCCTGGCCGACGCCCACGCCCCGGTCTTCTGGGCCGCCGGCACCCATCCCATGAGCGCCGCCGAAGAGCCGCTGGCCACGGTGGAGGATCTGGTCGAGCTGGCCGCGCATCCCAAGATGGTGGGGATCGGGGAGACGGGCCTCGACTATCACTACACGTCCGAGAGCAAGGCCATCCAGCAGGAGAGCCTGCGCATCCATATCGAGGCCGCGCGGCGAACCGGCCTGCCGCTCATCATCCATGCGCGCGACGCCGATGATGACATGGCCCGGATCCTGACGGAGGAGTATCGCGCCGGTGACTATTCCTGCGTGATGCACTGTTTCAGCAGCGGCCCGGATCTGGCCGCCGCCGCATTGGACCTGGGGTTCTACCTGTCGATGTCGGGCATCGCCGCCTTTCCCCGGTCGGGCGATCTGCGCGAGATCTTCGCGGCCGCCCCCCTCGACCGCATCTTGGTGGAAACGGACAGCCCCTATCTTGCGCCCCCGCCCCATCGGGGCAAACGCAACGAGCCCGCCTTCGTCAGTCACACCGCCCGCGCCGGAGCCGACGTGTTCGGCATCGACTATGCCGAGTTCGCCGCCGCGACGGAGGCGAATTTCGAGCGCCTTTTCTCGAAAGCGGTGTGA
- a CDS encoding YafY family protein, which produces MRRADRLFRLVQILRDGRLRTAARLAEEMEVSERTIYRDIADLMASGVPIEGAAGVGYVMRSGYDLPPLMFTEAEITALALGARMAVAWGGPAMAAGARDALAKIEAVVPRREELRAALDRLGAPSMGQSAELRERLDRVDALIRDRRVLLLDYADEVGRQTERRVQPLALWFWGRAWTLVAWCELRGDFRMFRIDRIRDLTPKEQFTPAPACGLPVLLARLAEEEGCALAPDIFNR; this is translated from the coding sequence ATGCGCCGGGCCGACCGCCTCTTCCGGCTCGTTCAGATCCTGCGGGACGGACGGCTGCGCACGGCGGCGCGCCTGGCCGAGGAGATGGAGGTCTCCGAGCGCACGATCTATCGCGACATCGCCGACCTGATGGCCTCGGGCGTCCCGATCGAAGGGGCGGCCGGGGTCGGATACGTCATGCGGTCCGGCTACGACCTGCCGCCGCTGATGTTCACCGAAGCGGAGATCACGGCCCTTGCCCTCGGCGCGCGAATGGCGGTGGCATGGGGCGGGCCGGCAATGGCCGCCGGCGCCCGCGATGCCCTGGCCAAGATCGAGGCGGTCGTGCCCCGGCGCGAGGAGCTGCGCGCCGCGTTGGACCGCCTGGGCGCGCCGTCGATGGGGCAATCCGCCGAGTTGCGCGAACGCCTGGACCGTGTTGACGCGCTGATCCGCGACCGCCGGGTGCTGCTGCTGGATTATGCCGATGAGGTCGGCCGGCAGACCGAACGGCGCGTGCAGCCATTGGCGCTGTGGTTCTGGGGTCGGGCCTGGACGCTGGTCGCCTGGTGCGAGCTGCGGGGCGATTTCCGTATGTTCCGCATCGACCGCATTCGCGACCTGACACCCAAGGAGCAGTTCACGCCCGCCCCCGCGTGCGGACTGCCCGTCCTGCTGGCCCGACTGGCCGAGGAGGAAGGATGCGCGCTGGCACCCGATATATTCAATCGCTGA
- a CDS encoding VOC family protein, which translates to MTQANTVVWTEIPATDLNAARAFYSAVLGRELKMDESGPNPMVPLGDGMNDAGAAGHIYPGKPAPEGTGNTIHLTAPGTLEEVMDRVRDAGGRVTSDPIPIPAGRFFYALDLDGNSIGLFEG; encoded by the coding sequence ATGACACAAGCGAACACGGTCGTCTGGACCGAAATTCCGGCAACCGATCTAAATGCCGCGCGCGCCTTCTATTCCGCCGTTCTCGGCCGCGAGTTGAAGATGGACGAAAGCGGGCCGAACCCGATGGTGCCGCTGGGCGACGGGATGAACGACGCCGGAGCGGCCGGCCATATCTATCCCGGCAAACCCGCGCCGGAGGGTACGGGGAACACGATCCATCTCACCGCGCCCGGCACCCTGGAGGAGGTCATGGACCGTGTGCGCGACGCCGGAGGGCGCGTGACGAGCGACCCGATCCCGATCCCGGCGGGGCGCTTCTTCTATGCGCTGGATCTCGACGGGAACTCCATCGGCCTGTTCGAGGGCTGA
- a CDS encoding cyclase family protein → MCDVCVMNSVKERMLTRRDMFRGGLAVGAGLTAAGLGTAARADAHGSVFDMTHAYGPDFPTYFGEPGIAMEQTFNFADNGFNLFQLSLNEHTGTHIDAPLHFSADGRSVDELEVGDLVVPLCVVDIREKAAADADAQVTPDDLEAWIAEHGDIPDRACVAMLSGWADKVATDAFRNADDEGTMHFPGFHPEATALLLERSSAAAMAVDTLSLDHGPSSDFATHYAWLPTGRYGIECLAGLEQVPAAGATLVVGAPKHRGGTGGPARIFAMI, encoded by the coding sequence ATGTGCGATGTTTGCGTAATGAATTCGGTCAAGGAACGGATGCTGACGCGGCGGGACATGTTCCGCGGTGGGCTGGCCGTCGGGGCGGGCCTGACCGCCGCAGGTCTGGGCACGGCCGCGCGGGCCGACGCGCACGGGTCCGTCTTCGACATGACCCATGCCTACGGGCCGGATTTTCCGACCTATTTCGGCGAACCCGGCATCGCGATGGAGCAGACGTTCAACTTCGCTGACAACGGGTTCAACCTGTTCCAGCTCTCGCTCAACGAACACACCGGCACGCATATCGACGCGCCGCTGCATTTCTCCGCCGACGGCCGCTCGGTGGACGAGTTGGAGGTGGGCGACCTGGTCGTGCCCCTCTGTGTGGTCGACATACGCGAGAAGGCCGCCGCCGATGCCGATGCGCAGGTCACGCCCGATGACCTTGAGGCGTGGATCGCGGAACATGGCGACATCCCCGACCGGGCCTGCGTCGCGATGCTGTCGGGCTGGGCCGACAAGGTCGCGACCGACGCGTTCCGAAATGCCGACGACGAAGGCACGATGCACTTTCCCGGCTTTCACCCCGAGGCGACCGCCCTGCTGCTCGAGCGCAGCTCGGCTGCGGCGATGGCCGTGGACACGCTGTCGCTGGATCACGGGCCGTCGTCCGATTTCGCCACGCATTACGCCTGGCTGCCGACGGGGCGATACGGCATCGAATGCCTGGCCGGGCTGGAGCAGGTTCCGGCGGCCGGGGCGACCCTGGTGGTCGGCGCGCCGAAGCATCGCGGCGGCACGGGCGGCCCCGCACGCATCTTCGCCATGATCTGA